The genomic DNA GAACATCTCCCGTTGTTTTGTTGTTCCGTAGGGTATTGGCTATAAGGCAACTCCGTGCCTGCGCCCGATAGTGCCACTATAACCGCTAATCCTGTAGAAGTGGAATCCTGACGCATCATCGCGTAGTGTAGAACGGACTTTTTTTAGTCAATCGTGAAGTAAGACATACCGGTTTTCAAAGGAATAACAATTAGATCATGCAAAGCCAGTCCCCCACATCGCGCTATCTTCAGGCCCTTGAAGAGGGCAGTCATCAACCCGACGATGTCCAGCGTGAGGCGGTTAATCGCCTCGACACCATTTACCAGGAACTCCAGCACAAAATGCCCGCAGCGGCCCCCGGCGGCGGCCTGCGCGCGCGCTTTGGTAAGCTGTTGGGCAAAAAAGAACCCGATGCACCACAGGCCGTGCGTGGCCTTTATATGTGGGGCGGCGTGGGGCGCGGCAAAACCTGGCTGATGGACATGTTCTATCAAAGCTTGCCCGGCGAGCGGAAGCAGCGCCTGCACTTCCACCGCTTTATGCTGCGGGTGCATGAGGAGCTGTCGGCGTTGCAGGGGCACAGTGACCCGTTGGAAATTGTCGCCGAGCGCTTTAAAGCAGAAACCGACGTGCTCTGCTTCGACGAATTTTTTGTCTCGGATATCACCGACGCCATGCTGCTCGGCGGCCTGATGAAAGCGCTTTTTGCGCGCGGTATTACGCTGGTCGCAACGTCCAACATTCCGCCGGATGAGCTGTACCGTAATGGCCTCCAGCGCGCGCGCTTCCTGCCAGCGATTGAGGCGATCAAAACGCACTGCGATATCATGAACGTGGACGCTGGCATTGACTATCGTCTGCGCACGCTCACCCAGGCTCACCTGTGGCTGTCGCCGTTAAACGAGGCGACGCGCGCGCAGATGAATAAACTGTGGCTGGCGCTGGCAGGTACGCCGCAGCAGAACCACACGACGCTGGAAATTAACCACCGTCCGCTGCCGACGCTCGGCGTAGAGAACCAAACGCTGGCGGTCTCGTTTACCACGCTGTGCGTTGATGCGCGCAGCCAGCACGACTACATTGCGCTCTCCCGCCTGTTCCACACCGTCATGCTGTACGACGTACCGGTGATGACGCCGCTGCTGGAGAGCGAGGCTCGGCGCTTTATCGCGCTGGTGGACGAGTTTTACGAGCGTCACGTCAAGCTGGTGGTCAGCGCTGAGGTTGAGCTGTACAACATCTACCAGGGCGAGCGGCTGAAATTTGAGTTCCAGCGCTGCCTGTCGCGTCTGCAGGAAATGCAGAGCGAAGAGTACCTGAAGCGCGCGCATATGCCCTGAATGCCACCCTCTCCCCGTGGGAGAGGGGCTGAGGATGTGGCCAGCGGGCCACACCGCTCCAAACCTTGAAAAACCCGCAGCAAATCACATAAAGGGGTCGATCTTTGACCCCGACTTCTCTATAATCTTGCGACCCCACGTTACAAGAGAGTTTTTTTCCCGAAACTTTCTCTGCGCCGGCATAGGCTATTCGAAGGGGTAGGTTTGCTGGACAATGTCGTGTGAACCTCAACTGACTAAACGTTTGGGTGTTCACCAACGTGTAACTTATTTATTTGGGTAAGCTTTTAATGAAAACTTTTACAGCTAAACCAGAAACCGTAAAAC from Klebsiella sp. WP3-W18-ESBL-02 includes the following:
- the zapE gene encoding cell division protein ZapE — encoded protein: MQSQSPTSRYLQALEEGSHQPDDVQREAVNRLDTIYQELQHKMPAAAPGGGLRARFGKLLGKKEPDAPQAVRGLYMWGGVGRGKTWLMDMFYQSLPGERKQRLHFHRFMLRVHEELSALQGHSDPLEIVAERFKAETDVLCFDEFFVSDITDAMLLGGLMKALFARGITLVATSNIPPDELYRNGLQRARFLPAIEAIKTHCDIMNVDAGIDYRLRTLTQAHLWLSPLNEATRAQMNKLWLALAGTPQQNHTTLEINHRPLPTLGVENQTLAVSFTTLCVDARSQHDYIALSRLFHTVMLYDVPVMTPLLESEARRFIALVDEFYERHVKLVVSAEVELYNIYQGERLKFEFQRCLSRLQEMQSEEYLKRAHMP